The region ACGTGTGGTCACTACCGGGGCTTTGCTGCTGAATTCAGAGTTGTCGGGCAATGACTGATCGCGGCCTGTTAGTGACAACATGTTAGACAAACTACTTTCCTTTGCGCTGCAACAGCGGGTGTTCGTGCTGGCGGCAGCGCTGGTGCTGGTGATCGTCGGTTGGCGCGCGGTGCAGGATATGCCGATCGAGGCTTTTCCCGATGTGCAGGATGTACAGGTGCAGATCGTCACCCAATCGCTGGGTCAGGCGCCGGAAGAAGTCGAGCGTAGCATCACATTGCCTATCGAGCGCGAGATGAGTGGTGTTCCGCGCATGACGCAATTGCGCTCCGTTTCCATCACTGGCCTGTCGGTCGTCACGCTTACTTTTGCCGACAATACCGACGATTATTTTGCGCGGCAGCAGGTGATGGAGCATCTGCAGAACGTTACCTTGCCGCCGGGCCTGCAACCGGGCCTTGCTCCGCTTACCAATGCCGTCGGCGAGGTGTACCGCTATGTGCTGGATGCTCCATCCGATATGTCGCTCAACGAAGTACGCGCATTGCAGGACTGGGTATTGCGTCCTGCAATTCGCCAGGTGCCCGGAGTGGCCGATGTAAACGACTTTGGCGGCACGGTCAAGGAGTATCAGGTTCGCATCAATCCGTTCCTGCTGCGCAAATACGGCGTAAGTATCGACCAGGTGTCTCAGGCGATTAGCGCGAACAGCAGCAATACCGGCGGCGGAGTTATCCGGCGCGGCGATGAGGCGTTGGTGTTGCGCAGCATCGGGCTGTTCAAAAATCTGGAGGATATCGCGCGTGTCGTGGTCACCGCAAAAGACGGCAAAACGGTATTGGTGAGCGACGTCGGCGAAGTCGCCATCGGATACCGACCGCGTTCGGGTATCGTTGCCTTCAATAATTACGACAACATCGTGCAGGGCATCGTGCTGATGACCAAGGGGCAGAATGCTAGCAAGGTGGTGGAAGCACTCAAGCAGCGGCTCGACCAACTCTCGCAAAAGCTGCCGCCGGGTGTGAAGATCGTCCCTTATTACGACCGCACCGATCTGGTACGCCATACTGTCCATACCGTTACCGAAAATCTGATTGTCGGGGCGGTGCTGGTGGTTGCCATACTGATCCTGTTCCTGCGCAACTGGTATGCGGCCTTGACTGTGGCCGTCATCATTCCGCTGGCCATGCTGTTCGCCTTCATTCTGATGGATGCGCGCGGCGTTTCCGCCAATCTGATTTCGCTGGGCGCAGTCGACTTCGGTATCATCATCGATAGTGCGGTCGTGCTGGTGGAAGCTTTGATGGTGAGGCTTGCCCTGGCCAAAGCGGATGATCTGGCGCAGCACCACACTTACGGGTGGCGCATACACCTCATCAAGCAGACCGGCATAGAGTTGGGCCGCCCCATCCTGTTTTCCAAGCTGATCATCATTCTGGCCTTTGTGCCGATCTTCACTTTCCAGCGGGTTGAGGGGAAGATTTTCTCGCCGATGGCATTTACGCTGACTTTTGCATTGCTGGGCGCGATCCTGCTGACGCTGACTTTGGTGCCGACTTTGCTGTGCTACGCAGTGAAGAACAAGGACCTTGCCGAAAAACACAGCAACTGGATGCATAACCTGCAACAGCGCTATCGCCGCCTGTTGTTGTGGGCAGAGACGCGGCGCAAAACCATTGTGATAGCCGCGATCAGCATGCTGGTGGTGGCCTTGGCTGGTTCGCCCCTGTTGGGCAGCGAGTTCCTCCCCAAGCTGGACGAAGGCAACATCTGGCTGACGATCAGCCTGCCACCCGCGACCGCACTGGACAAGACTAAAGAAGTCGAGCGCCAGGTGCGCGCCATTCTCAAGTCCTATCCCGAGGTCAATAACGTGACCACTCAAGTCGGACGGCCGGACGACGGTACCGATCCGAAAGGGCCGAATAACCTTGAAATCATGGCCGATCTCAAACCGCACGACACCTGGCGCTTTGCGGACAAGGAAGAGCTGATCGCCGACATGACGAAGCAGATACACAGCATTCCGGGCGTGCCGACCAATTTCTCGCAAGTCATCCAGGATAATGTGGAGGAGGCGTTGTCCGGCGTGAAAGGCGAGATCGCGATCAAGATCTTCGGCCCCGACCTTGAGATACTCGAAGACAAGTCCACGCAGGTTGCTGACGTCCTGAGCGGTATACGCGGAGCAGCGGATGTGGCTGCGATCAAAGTTGGCGGGCAGACCGAGCTCAATATCACACTGAGCCGTATTCGCATGTCGCGCTATGGGCTCAATATCAATGACGTGAATGCGACCATTCAGACTGCATTTGGCGGAAATGCGGCCAATGTGTTTTACGAAGGCGACCGCCGCTTCGATGTGACTCTGAGGCTGGATTCTGAGGACCGCGATGCCGTTGATGATGTACCCAACCTGCCGATCACGCTGTCGACCGGAGGAACCATACCGCTTGGCTCCATCGCCGACATCGAGGTGCGCCAGGGAGCTGCGCGGGTCGGGCGTGAGGCGGGTGGCCGCGTCGTTGCGGTGAAGGCCAACCTGCTCGGACGCGACCAGGGCAGCTTTGTCGCCGAGGCGATGGAAAAGGTCAATCAGCAAGTGGTGTTGCCGCCCGGTTACACCATGACCTGGGGCGGACAGTTCGAGAATCAGCAGCGTGCGCTCAAACGGCTTAAAGTCATTGTCCCGGTGTCCGTATTGATGATCTTCGTACTGCTGTTCTGGGCATTCAAGTCCATGCGCAAAGCGCTATTGGTACTCCTGATGGTTCCGTTCACGCTGATCGGCGGTTTGGCTGGCCTGGGGTTGGCCGGATTGCATCTTTCCGTTTCTGCCGCGGTCGGTTTTATCGCCGTGGCCGGCATTTCGGTGCAGAACGGCGTCATCATGGTGGAGCAATTCATCGAAGGGATGCGCAACGGGCTTTCATTGGTTGATAGCGTGATGGAAGGTGCGGTTGCGCGTCTGCGGCCGATCCTGATGACGGCTTTGATGGCCGGTATCGGTCTGATGCCGGCTGCACTGTCGCACGGTATTGGTTCTGAAACGCAGCGCCCCTTTGCCGTGGTGATAGTGGGAGGCATCGTTTCTGCCACTTTGTTCACGCTGCTGCTGTTGCCGCTGCTGTTCCCTGTATTTGCCGAAGAGGGATATACCAAGGGTCACAAGGACAATCAACCGCTTGTCCCAGAATAAGGCATTGCCCGATGGGGGTGGAGTTCAGCTAATATATGCTCCCGCCCCGAAACAAGCCGATATGATGAATTTTTCGATACGTTATTACCTGTTCGCCTTCATTCCTTTATTGGCTGCCTGTGCGCACGCGCCGCAACAGCAGGTCGATAGCACGCCCACGCCGACAGCCAAAACGAACCTGGAGCAGATCGTCGAGGCGCCCAAGCCGGATTTGCCGAAGGTGCCGCTGACCGACCAACTGCTGTATGAATTCCTGCTGGGTGATATCGCCGCGCAGCGCGACCAGCCGGAGTTGGCGGCACAGGCATATCTCGACCTGGCCAAGACCACACGCGATCCTCGCGTGGCGAGGCGCGCCGCGCAATTGGCGTACGAGTCACGCCAGTACGACACTGCCGTCGAGGCATTCAAATTATGGCAAGACCTGGAACCTTCCTCGCCGCTGGCCAGACAGATGCTGCTCTCGCTGTTGTTGAGCGGCGGCAAGCTGCAGGAAGCGAGCCCGGTTCTGGCGGAGGTCCTGCAGGCCGATCCTGCCAATGCCGGACGCACTTTTACCGGCGTTTATCCTTTGGTCGCGCGTGCGCCGGACAAGTCTGCCGTACTCGATTGGCTGATCGAGGTGACTCATCCCTATCCTGACGTGGCGGAAGGTCATTGGGCGGTAGCACAGGCAGCGGTAGCGGCAGGCAAGAACGATTTGGCACTGACCGAGATTCACAAGGCAGTCACATTACGCCCGGATTGGGATGTGGCTGCCGTGTTCGAAGCGGAGTTGTATCTGAATGTAGATCCACCCAAAGGGCTGGAGCTGCTGAAGAAGTTCCTGGCGGCGCACCCGGATAATAAGGATCTGCGTCTGTACTACGCGCGAGCCTTGCTTGGCCAGAAGCAATTTGCCGCTGCGCGCGAAGAATTCGAGCGCTTGCTGAAAGACCGCCCGGACAGCCCGGACCTGGCTTTTGCCGTTGCCCTCATTTCCATGCAGATGGGCGATTACGCACGGGCGGAACAGGAGTTGCAGCAAGCCTTGAGCAAGGGTGGCAAGGATGAGAGTACGGTGCATTACTATCTCGCTCAGCTGAATGAGGTGAGACAGAACGATGCCGTTGCCTTGGAGCAATACCGCCAGGTGAAGGACGGTGAATATAGCTATGCTGCCCGTTTGCGCGAAGTCGCTCTGTTGGACAAAGCGGGCAAGCTGGTCGAGGCACGCGAAGCTTTGCACCATGCCGAGCCGAAGACCGATCAGCAACGCGCGCAATTGATCATGATCGATGCGCAACTGCTGCGCGAGGATAAAAAATACGAAGACAGCTATCAGGTGCTGACGCAAGGACTGGAAAAATTCCCCGAGAATCCGGACCTGCTATACCAGACAGCCATGGCGGCAGATAAGCTGAACAAGGAGGAGTTGTTCGAGCAACTCATCCGCAAGCTGATGAAGGTCGCACCGGATGATGCGCATGCCTACAATGCGCTGGGCTACAGCCTGCTGGATCGCAATCAGCGTATCCCGGAGGCAATCAAGCTGGTGGAGAAGGCCTACCAGCTTGCGCCGGACGATGCGGCCATCATCGACAGTATGGGATGGGGACAGTACCTGCTGGGAAATCTGGACAAGAGCATTGAGTTCTTGAACAGGGCGTATAAGGCCGATCCCGACCCCGAAATTGCCGCCCATCTGGGTGAAGTCCTGTGGAAGCGTGGCGACAAGGATGGGGCGCGCAAGGTTTGGGCCGACAGCGCCAAAGCCAATCCGGACAACGAAGCGCTTAAAGCGGTGATGAAGCGTTTCCTTCCCTAGATATGCGTCGTTTTTTTCCGTTGCTTGTAATCCTGCTTGCGGGTTGTGCGGCAGCACCTGTTGCCGTGCTGCGACCGGCACAGCAGGATGCTCCATTTGCATTCAACGGGCGTGTCGCCGTTAAGCAGGGCAATGCGCACGACAGCGCCGGAATGCGTTGGGTGCACAATGCCGCAGAAGATGAAATCCTGCTGCTCGCCCCGCTGGGGCAGACGGTGGCGCGCATCCATCGCGACATGAACGGGGTCACGCTGGATACCTCCGGCAAACATTACACCGCCCAGGATATGGAGACCTTGATGCAGCAAGCGCTGGGATGGCAATTGCCGCTTTCGGGCCTGCGTTACTGGGTCACTGCCTTGCCTGCGCCGAATATCGAGTCCAGCCTGGAACGCGATGCAAACGGGCAGGTGGAGACGCTACGCCAGCAAGGATGGGAGATCAGCTATTCCCGTTATGCGGCGCTGGCATCGGATGCGTTGCCGTTGCGCCTGAAACTGCACCGGGACGGCACGGAGGTATTGTTGCTGATCGATGAATGGGAAGCGCAGTGAACAAACTCACCTGTCCGGCACCGGCCAAGCTCAACCTGTTCTTGCACGTGGTCGGACGCCGCGCCGACGGATATCACCTGTTGCAAACCCTGTTTCGTTTCATCGACCTGAACGACACCCTGCATTTCACGTTGCGCGCGGATGGCGAAGTGCGCCGCATCAATGCGCTCGAAGGTGTGCCGCCGGAGCTAGACCTGTGCGTGCGTGCCGCGCGACTGCTGCAACAGCAGACCGGCTGCAGGCTGGGCGTGGATATCGAGCTGGAAAAGCATATTCCGATGGGGGGCGGCCTGGGCGGGGGGAGTTCGGATGCGGCGACCACTTTGCTGGCTTTGAACCGCCTGTGGCAGCTGGGATTGTCGCGCCAGCGCCTGATGCAGTTGGGCTTGTCGTTGGGGGCGGACGTACCGGTGTTCATTTTCGGCGAGAACGCATTTGCAGAGGGGGTGGGCGAGCAATTGCAGTCCTATCCCTTGCCGGATGCGTGGTATGTCGTGTTGTGCCCCCCCGTGCAGGTGCCAACGGTGCAGATATTCACTCATCCAGAATTGACACGAAATACGATTTCGATGACAATGCGCGCCCTTCCGAAGGGGTTGGACTTTCGAGCAGGGAACCGGAACGGGCTGAAAAACGATCTGCAGGCAGTGGCATGCAAGTTGTATCCGGTAGTTGGCGAACATCTGGCGTGGCTGGCGAAATTCGCTCCCGCACTGATGACCGGATCGGGAGCTTGCGTGTTTGCTGAATTTGACACGGAAGCGGAAGCACAAGCGGTATTGCAGCAGTTGCCTTCGAATATGCGCGGATTTGTCGCGCATGGATTGCAGCAGCATCCGCTGAAAGATTTTGTTGTGACAGAAACTGTTTAAAACGTAGCGCAAGCAGTGGTTTAAACGGCTTCTGAGCAGTTAATTGGGGAGTCGCCAAGTGGTAAGGCATCGGATTTTGATTCCGACATTCGTAGGTTCGATCCCTACCTCCCCAGCCAGATTCTTCAATCAAGTCGTGATGGGCGTTTCCGCCCATTTTAAATTTGCGAGGTACTCATGTCCGGCGACATGATGGTATTCACCGGTAATGCCAATCCCAAGCTCGCGCAAGACGTGGCGAAGCATCTGCACATTCATCTCGGGCGCGCCACGGTAGGTCGGTTCTCCGACGGCGAAGTGATGGTCGAGATCCTTGAGCATGTACGCGGCAAGGATGTGTTCGTGCTGCAGTCCACTTGCGTGCCGACCAACGACAGCCTGATGGAAGTGATGGTGATGGTGGATGCGCTTAAGCGTGCTTCTGCCGCCCGTATCACGGCCGCCCTGCCGTATTTCGGCTATGCCCGTCAGGACCGTCGTCCGCGCTCTGCTCGTGTGGCGATCACCGCCAGAGTGGTGGCGGACATGCTGGTCGGCGTTGGCGTCGACCGCCTGCTGACCATGGACTTGCACTCCGACCAGATTCAGGGCTTCTTCGATATCCCGGTGGACAACATCTATGCCGCGCCTATCCTGCTGTCCGACGTATGGAAGCAGAATTTCCAGAACCTGGTGGTGGTCTCGCCGGACGTGGGCGGCGTGGTGCGTGCCCGTGCATTGGCCAAACGTCTCGAGTCCGACCTGGCGATCATCGACAAGCGCCGCCCCAAGCCGAACGTGGCCAAGGTCATGAACATCATCGGCGATGTCGCCGGCCGCACCTGCATCATCATGGATGACATGGTGGATACCGCCAACACCCTGTGCGAAGCGGCCAATGCCTTGAAGGAAAAGGGTGCCGAGCGCGTGATCGCGTACTGTACCCACCCGGTGCTGTCCGGCCCCGCGATCGAGCGCCTTGAAAAGTCGGCGATTGACGAACTGGTGGTGACCGACACCATCCCGTTGCGCGAGGAAGCCCGCAACTGCAAGCGCATCCGCCAACTGAGCGTGGCGGAATTGATGGCCGAAACCATGCGCCGCATCAATGCGGAAGAATCGGTCAGTTCGCTGTTCATGGATTAGGATCAGTTTTTGCGGTTGCCACGTTGGCAATCGCGCAACCCGAAGCCTCTGGTCGCGGAGCGCTTCACAAGAAGTGGAGAAGTAAAATGGCTATCGAAATTGCTGCAACAACACGCAAAACGCAAGGAACGGGTGCGAGCCGCCGTCTGCGTAAAACGAACCGCGTCCCGGGGATCGTTTACGGAACAGGCGAAGCATCCATGATCGAACTCGATCACAACACACTGTATTTCGCACTGCGCAAGGAAGCGTTCCACGCTTCCGTTCTGTCGCTGGATCTGGACGGCAAGAAGCAGTCCGTTCTGCTGCGCGACTTCCAGATGCACCCGTTCCGCCAGCAAGTGCTGCACATCGACTTCCAGCGCGTCGATGCGAAGAAGAAGATCCACATGAAGATACCGTTGCACTTCATCAACTCTGATATCGCGCCCGGCGTGAAGACCGGCGGCGGTATCATCAGCCACGTGTTGAACGATCTGGAAATTGCCTGCTTGCCGGCCGATCTGCCGACAGCAATCGAAGTGGATCTGGCCAGCCTGGATCTGGGCCACTCCATCCACGTCTCCGATATCAAGCTGCCCAAGGGCGTTGAAGTGGCCGGCCATCACAAGGCAGTCGATGCCGTGGCGACGGTACAAGTGCCGCGCGGCGCAGTGGAAGCCGCAGCTGATGCCGCAGCTGCCGAAGCCGCATCTGCCGCGTCTACAGCTGCCGCTGCCGCAACTGCAGCCACAGCTGCGAAGCCTGCAGCAGACGCCAAGAAGTAATCTGCAAACTGTACGACCCGCCATGCGATCTAACGGTGCATGGCGGGTTTTTTCATTATGAGCGAACCAATCAAGCTGATCGTCGGGTTGGGCAACCCCGGCAGGGAATACGAAGCCACACGCCACAACGCCGGATTCTGGTGGGTGGACGAGCTTGCTCGCAATAGCGATGCGAATTTCAGGAATGACAGCAAGTTTCACGGGCTGGTCGCCCGCACCGCATTGCACGGACATGAAGTCCATCTGCTCAAGCCGCAGACTTTCATGAACGTGAGCGGGCGGGCAGTGGTCGCGCTGGCACTGTTTTACAAGATATTGCCGGACCAAATACTGGTGGTGCATGACGAGCTCGACCTGCCGCCGGGTAGCGCGAAGCTCAAGCTGGGGGGCGGGCATGGCGGACACAACGGCCTGAAAGATATCATCGCGCATCTCGGTACCAAGGATTTCTGGCGCCTGCGCATCGGTATCGGTCACCCCGGCGAGCGCTCGGAAGTGGTGAATTACGTGCTGAACGCACCGCGCAAGGAAGAGCAGGTTTTGATCGAAGAAGCGTTGCAACGCGCACTGGATGTCGCGGGGCCGGTCATCGAAGGAAAAATGGAAGCAGCGATGCTGAAGCTGCATAGCAATTAGGATTCGGGATACGGGATGCAGGATTCAGGGGCGGGTTTGCGGTATCCCGTATCCTGTATCCTGACTCCCCTTAATAGAGAGAAAAAACATGAGCCTCAAATGCGGTATCGTCGGTCTCCCCAACGTGGGCAAATCCACGCTGTTCAATGCGCTCACCAAAGCGGGCATCGCTGCGGAAAATTACCCGTTCTGCACCATCGAGCCTAACGTTGGCATCGTCGAAGTGCCGGATCCGCGCATGGCCGAGCTGGCGAAGATCGTCAATCCGCAACGCATGCAACCGGCCATCGTCGAGTTCGTCGATATCGCGGGCCTGGTTGCTGGAGCCTCCAAAGGTGAAGGTCTGGGCAACCAGTTTCTCGCCAACATCCGCGAGACCGATGCCATCGTCAATGTCGTGCGCTGCTTCGACGATCCCAACGTGGTGCACGTTGCAGGCAAGGTCGACCCGATCTCCGATATCGAAGTCATCCTCACCGAACTGGCGCTGGCCGATCTGGCTGTAGTTGAACGTACCCTCCAGCGCGATGGCAAAAAGGCCAAGTCCGGCGACAAGGATGCGCAGAAGCTGGTTTCCATTCTGGAAAAACTGCTGCCGCATCTGAATGAAGGCAAGCCGGCGCGTACGTTCAGCTTGAGCGACGATGACAAACTGATCATCAAACCACTGTGCCTGCTGACCATCAAGCCTGCGATGTATGTGGGTAACGTGCTGGAAGACGGTTTCGAGAACAATCCGCATCTGGATAAATTGCGCGAACACGCGGCAAAGGAGGGCGCTCCCGTCGTTGCGTTGTGCGCCAAGATCGAAGCCGAACTGGCCGATCTCGACGATGCCGACAAGAAGGAATTCCTCGCCGACCTCGGTCTGGACGAGCCGGGCTTGAATCGCCTGATCCGCACTGGCTACGAGTTGCTTGGCCTGCAAACTTATTTCACGGCCGGAGTGAAAGAAGTGCGCGCATGGACCATCCACAAGGGTGATACCGCGCCGCAAGCGGCGGGTGTGATCCACACCGATTTCGAGAAGGGATTCATCCGCGCGCAGACCATTTCCTACGCCGACTTCATCGCCTGTGGCGGTGAAGCGGGAGCAAAGGAAAAAGGCAAGATGCGCGTGGAAGGAAAAGACTACGTCGTGCAGGACGGCGAC is a window of Sideroxydans sp. CL21 DNA encoding:
- a CDS encoding ribose-phosphate pyrophosphokinase, whose product is MSGDMMVFTGNANPKLAQDVAKHLHIHLGRATVGRFSDGEVMVEILEHVRGKDVFVLQSTCVPTNDSLMEVMVMVDALKRASAARITAALPYFGYARQDRRPRSARVAITARVVADMLVGVGVDRLLTMDLHSDQIQGFFDIPVDNIYAAPILLSDVWKQNFQNLVVVSPDVGGVVRARALAKRLESDLAIIDKRRPKPNVAKVMNIIGDVAGRTCIIMDDMVDTANTLCEAANALKEKGAERVIAYCTHPVLSGPAIERLEKSAIDELVVTDTIPLREEARNCKRIRQLSVAELMAETMRRINAEESVSSLFMD
- the lolB gene encoding lipoprotein insertase outer membrane protein LolB, whose product is MRRFFPLLVILLAGCAAAPVAVLRPAQQDAPFAFNGRVAVKQGNAHDSAGMRWVHNAAEDEILLLAPLGQTVARIHRDMNGVTLDTSGKHYTAQDMETLMQQALGWQLPLSGLRYWVTALPAPNIESSLERDANGQVETLRQQGWEISYSRYAALASDALPLRLKLHRDGTEVLLLIDEWEAQ
- a CDS encoding CusA/CzcA family heavy metal efflux RND transporter, with product MLDKLLSFALQQRVFVLAAALVLVIVGWRAVQDMPIEAFPDVQDVQVQIVTQSLGQAPEEVERSITLPIEREMSGVPRMTQLRSVSITGLSVVTLTFADNTDDYFARQQVMEHLQNVTLPPGLQPGLAPLTNAVGEVYRYVLDAPSDMSLNEVRALQDWVLRPAIRQVPGVADVNDFGGTVKEYQVRINPFLLRKYGVSIDQVSQAISANSSNTGGGVIRRGDEALVLRSIGLFKNLEDIARVVVTAKDGKTVLVSDVGEVAIGYRPRSGIVAFNNYDNIVQGIVLMTKGQNASKVVEALKQRLDQLSQKLPPGVKIVPYYDRTDLVRHTVHTVTENLIVGAVLVVAILILFLRNWYAALTVAVIIPLAMLFAFILMDARGVSANLISLGAVDFGIIIDSAVVLVEALMVRLALAKADDLAQHHTYGWRIHLIKQTGIELGRPILFSKLIIILAFVPIFTFQRVEGKIFSPMAFTLTFALLGAILLTLTLVPTLLCYAVKNKDLAEKHSNWMHNLQQRYRRLLLWAETRRKTIVIAAISMLVVALAGSPLLGSEFLPKLDEGNIWLTISLPPATALDKTKEVERQVRAILKSYPEVNNVTTQVGRPDDGTDPKGPNNLEIMADLKPHDTWRFADKEELIADMTKQIHSIPGVPTNFSQVIQDNVEEALSGVKGEIAIKIFGPDLEILEDKSTQVADVLSGIRGAADVAAIKVGGQTELNITLSRIRMSRYGLNINDVNATIQTAFGGNAANVFYEGDRRFDVTLRLDSEDRDAVDDVPNLPITLSTGGTIPLGSIADIEVRQGAARVGREAGGRVVAVKANLLGRDQGSFVAEAMEKVNQQVVLPPGYTMTWGGQFENQQRALKRLKVIVPVSVLMIFVLLFWAFKSMRKALLVLLMVPFTLIGGLAGLGLAGLHLSVSAAVGFIAVAGISVQNGVIMVEQFIEGMRNGLSLVDSVMEGAVARLRPILMTALMAGIGLMPAALSHGIGSETQRPFAVVIVGGIVSATLFTLLLLPLLFPVFAEEGYTKGHKDNQPLVPE
- a CDS encoding tetratricopeptide repeat protein, with product MMNFSIRYYLFAFIPLLAACAHAPQQQVDSTPTPTAKTNLEQIVEAPKPDLPKVPLTDQLLYEFLLGDIAAQRDQPELAAQAYLDLAKTTRDPRVARRAAQLAYESRQYDTAVEAFKLWQDLEPSSPLARQMLLSLLLSGGKLQEASPVLAEVLQADPANAGRTFTGVYPLVARAPDKSAVLDWLIEVTHPYPDVAEGHWAVAQAAVAAGKNDLALTEIHKAVTLRPDWDVAAVFEAELYLNVDPPKGLELLKKFLAAHPDNKDLRLYYARALLGQKQFAAAREEFERLLKDRPDSPDLAFAVALISMQMGDYARAEQELQQALSKGGKDESTVHYYLAQLNEVRQNDAVALEQYRQVKDGEYSYAARLREVALLDKAGKLVEAREALHHAEPKTDQQRAQLIMIDAQLLREDKKYEDSYQVLTQGLEKFPENPDLLYQTAMAADKLNKEELFEQLIRKLMKVAPDDAHAYNALGYSLLDRNQRIPEAIKLVEKAYQLAPDDAAIIDSMGWGQYLLGNLDKSIEFLNRAYKADPDPEIAAHLGEVLWKRGDKDGARKVWADSAKANPDNEALKAVMKRFLP
- a CDS encoding 50S ribosomal protein L25/general stress protein Ctc; its protein translation is MAIEIAATTRKTQGTGASRRLRKTNRVPGIVYGTGEASMIELDHNTLYFALRKEAFHASVLSLDLDGKKQSVLLRDFQMHPFRQQVLHIDFQRVDAKKKIHMKIPLHFINSDIAPGVKTGGGIISHVLNDLEIACLPADLPTAIEVDLASLDLGHSIHVSDIKLPKGVEVAGHHKAVDAVATVQVPRGAVEAAADAAAAEAASAASTAAAAATAATAAKPAADAKK
- the ispE gene encoding 4-(cytidine 5'-diphospho)-2-C-methyl-D-erythritol kinase, translated to MGSAVNKLTCPAPAKLNLFLHVVGRRADGYHLLQTLFRFIDLNDTLHFTLRADGEVRRINALEGVPPELDLCVRAARLLQQQTGCRLGVDIELEKHIPMGGGLGGGSSDAATTLLALNRLWQLGLSRQRLMQLGLSLGADVPVFIFGENAFAEGVGEQLQSYPLPDAWYVVLCPPVQVPTVQIFTHPELTRNTISMTMRALPKGLDFRAGNRNGLKNDLQAVACKLYPVVGEHLAWLAKFAPALMTGSGACVFAEFDTEAEAQAVLQQLPSNMRGFVAHGLQQHPLKDFVVTETV
- the pth gene encoding aminoacyl-tRNA hydrolase, encoding MSEPIKLIVGLGNPGREYEATRHNAGFWWVDELARNSDANFRNDSKFHGLVARTALHGHEVHLLKPQTFMNVSGRAVVALALFYKILPDQILVVHDELDLPPGSAKLKLGGGHGGHNGLKDIIAHLGTKDFWRLRIGIGHPGERSEVVNYVLNAPRKEEQVLIEEALQRALDVAGPVIEGKMEAAMLKLHSN
- the ychF gene encoding redox-regulated ATPase YchF, whose protein sequence is MSLKCGIVGLPNVGKSTLFNALTKAGIAAENYPFCTIEPNVGIVEVPDPRMAELAKIVNPQRMQPAIVEFVDIAGLVAGASKGEGLGNQFLANIRETDAIVNVVRCFDDPNVVHVAGKVDPISDIEVILTELALADLAVVERTLQRDGKKAKSGDKDAQKLVSILEKLLPHLNEGKPARTFSLSDDDKLIIKPLCLLTIKPAMYVGNVLEDGFENNPHLDKLREHAAKEGAPVVALCAKIEAELADLDDADKKEFLADLGLDEPGLNRLIRTGYELLGLQTYFTAGVKEVRAWTIHKGDTAPQAAGVIHTDFEKGFIRAQTISYADFIACGGEAGAKEKGKMRVEGKDYVVQDGDVMNFLFNV